In a genomic window of Gammaproteobacteria bacterium:
- a CDS encoding YfhL family 4Fe-4S dicluster ferredoxin, which yields MALKITEDCINCDVCEPECPNQAIYQGELIYEINPDKCTECVGHFEVPQCQQVCPVDCIPKDPAYQETQQQLLEKYHQLTTQTHRSAQDQS from the coding sequence ATGGCTCTAAAGATCACCGAAGATTGTATTAATTGCGACGTATGCGAACCTGAATGCCCAAATCAAGCCATTTACCAGGGGGAACTCATTTATGAAATCAACCCCGATAAATGCACTGAGTGCGTAGGTCATTTTGAAGTACCGCAATGCCAACAGGTTTGTCCGGTAGATTGCATCCCCAAAGATCCGGCATATCAAGAAACGCAGCAACAGTTACTAGAAAAATATCACCAATTGACGACACAAACCCATCGTTCAGCACAAGACCAATCCTAA
- the rph gene encoding ribonuclease PH — translation MRLNNRNADQMRPISITRYFTKHAEGSVLVAFGDTKVLCTASVVPGVPRFLKDSGQGWVTAEYGMLPRATHERTDREASRGKQGGRTLEIQRLIGRSLRSAVDLSSLGENTITIDCDVLQADGGTRTAAITGGCVALFDAITYLQRMQEITINPFKRWVASVSVGIYAGVPVVDLDYQEDSNADMDMNVVMTESGEFIEVQGTAEKAPFNKDQLNQLLALAENGIKQLMVQQKAAVFT, via the coding sequence ATGCGACTCAATAACAGAAATGCCGACCAGATGCGTCCCATATCGATTACGCGCTACTTTACCAAACATGCCGAAGGTTCAGTGCTGGTTGCATTTGGTGATACCAAAGTGCTGTGCACGGCCAGTGTAGTGCCCGGTGTGCCGCGGTTTTTGAAAGACAGTGGCCAAGGGTGGGTGACTGCTGAATATGGCATGTTGCCGCGTGCTACGCACGAGCGTACCGATCGTGAGGCCAGTCGCGGTAAACAAGGCGGGCGTACTTTAGAAATACAGCGTTTAATTGGTCGCTCACTTCGAAGCGCTGTGGATTTAAGCTCTTTAGGAGAAAACACGATCACGATTGATTGTGATGTGTTGCAGGCCGATGGCGGTACCCGCACTGCGGCAATCACCGGTGGTTGTGTCGCATTATTCGATGCCATTACCTACTTGCAAAGAATGCAGGAAATCACGATTAATCCGTTTAAGCGTTGGGTCGCTTCGGTATCAGTTGGTATTTATGCGGGAGTTCCAGTCGTCGATCTGGATTATCAGGAAGATAGCAATGCAGATATGGATATGAATGTGGTGATGACTGAAAGCGGCGAATTTATCGAGGTTCAAGGGACTGCAGAGAAAGCCCCGTTTAATAAAGATCAACTCAATCAGTTATTAGCCTTGGCGGAAAATGGAATTAAGCAATTAATGGTGCAACAAAAAGCGGCGGTGTTTACTTGA
- the typA gene encoding translational GTPase TypA: MNKHLRNIAIIAHVDHGKTTLVDKLLQQSGTLKSRGAQTERIMDSNVLERERGITILAKNTSLAWGDYRINIVDTPGHADFGGEVERILSMVDSVLLLVDAVDGPMPQTRFVTLKAFKHGLKPILVVNKIDRPGARPEWVVDQVFDLFDRLGATHEQLDFPIVYTSALMGHATLDLKNPGVDMQPLFQTIVDKVSPPEVDVNGPFQMQITTLDYSSYVGAIGIGRINRGKIKTNTPVTLIDMEGKTRNCRILQVLGYTGLERTEIPEAEAGDIIAVTGIENPRISDTLCDPTQVEALPPLTVDEPTVSMTFQVNNSPFAGKDGKYVTSRQIRDRLQRELIANVALRVEDTADPDKFRVSGRGELHLGILIETMRREGYELGVSRPEVIMKTVNGETKEPYENLLVDLEETHQGAIMEKLATRKGQMRDMVPDGKGRVRLDYIIPTRGLIGFHTEFLTTTSGTGLLYHVFDHYGPEVKATIGERKNGVMIANSPGKATAFSLWNLEERGRMLIGPQTEVYEGMIVGIHSRDNDLVVNVIKGKQLTNIRAASSDENIILTPPLKMSLEQALEFINEDELVEVTPSFIRLRKKFLKETDRKKAARE, translated from the coding sequence ATGAATAAACACTTACGCAATATCGCCATCATCGCCCACGTCGATCACGGCAAGACTACGCTAGTAGATAAACTCCTGCAACAAAGCGGTACCCTCAAAAGCCGCGGCGCTCAGACCGAACGCATTATGGACTCGAATGTCCTTGAACGCGAACGCGGCATCACCATTTTAGCGAAAAACACCTCGCTGGCCTGGGGCGATTATCGAATTAACATCGTTGATACGCCAGGACATGCTGATTTTGGCGGTGAGGTCGAACGCATCCTATCCATGGTTGATTCCGTACTCCTCTTGGTTGATGCAGTGGACGGTCCTATGCCGCAAACCCGCTTCGTCACCCTGAAGGCCTTTAAACATGGATTAAAACCCATCCTCGTCGTCAATAAAATCGACCGTCCCGGCGCACGCCCTGAGTGGGTCGTCGACCAAGTATTTGACTTATTTGACCGGCTCGGCGCAACACATGAGCAACTGGATTTTCCTATTGTCTATACTTCCGCCCTCATGGGACACGCCACTTTGGATTTGAAAAATCCTGGCGTTGACATGCAGCCATTATTCCAGACTATCGTCGACAAAGTCTCCCCGCCGGAAGTCGATGTGAATGGTCCGTTTCAGATGCAAATCACAACGCTGGATTATTCCAGCTATGTGGGCGCTATCGGCATTGGCCGTATTAACCGTGGTAAAATCAAAACCAACACCCCAGTTACCTTAATCGACATGGAAGGCAAAACCCGCAATTGCCGTATTTTACAAGTATTAGGTTATACCGGTTTAGAGCGTACAGAAATTCCTGAAGCCGAAGCTGGCGATATCATCGCCGTCACCGGCATCGAAAATCCTCGCATCTCCGATACCTTATGCGACCCTACCCAAGTGGAAGCACTGCCACCCCTGACTGTCGATGAACCCACTGTCTCTATGACTTTCCAAGTGAATAATTCACCATTTGCTGGTAAAGATGGCAAATACGTCACCAGCCGCCAGATCCGTGACCGCTTACAACGGGAATTGATCGCTAACGTGGCCTTGCGCGTAGAAGATACCGCTGACCCTGATAAATTCAGGGTATCCGGACGTGGTGAATTGCATCTTGGCATCTTGATAGAAACAATGCGCCGCGAAGGTTATGAGCTTGGCGTTTCCCGCCCCGAAGTGATTATGAAAACCGTGAATGGTGAAACTAAAGAGCCTTATGAAAATTTACTGGTGGATTTAGAAGAAACCCATCAAGGCGCGATCATGGAAAAACTTGCCACACGTAAAGGCCAAATGCGCGATATGGTGCCCGATGGCAAAGGCCGAGTACGCCTGGATTACATCATCCCCACCCGTGGCTTGATCGGCTTCCATACCGAATTTCTGACAACAACATCAGGTACCGGTCTTTTGTATCATGTTTTCGATCATTACGGACCAGAAGTAAAAGCAACCATTGGTGAGCGTAAAAATGGTGTCATGATCGCCAACTCTCCAGGTAAAGCGACAGCGTTTTCGCTGTGGAACTTAGAAGAACGCGGCCGTATGTTAATCGGTCCGCAGACTGAAGTTTACGAGGGCATGATTGTTGGCATCCATTCTCGTGATAATGATTTGGTCGTCAACGTCATCAAAGGCAAACAGCTGACCAATATACGCGCCGCCAGCTCAGATGAGAATATCATTCTAACCCCACCACTGAAGATGTCTTTAGAACAGGCTTTGGAATTTATTAACGAAGATGAATTGGTAGAAGTCACGCCGTCGTTTATTCGTTTACGCAAGAAGTTTCTCAAAGAAACTGATAGGAAAAAAGCAGCTAGAGAATAG
- the coaD gene encoding pantetheine-phosphate adenylyltransferase, whose protein sequence is MEKTVIYPGTFDPLTYGHVQLVERALRLFDTVVIAIAASAAKTPLLSLPERQSIAETVFAEYAGVQVVTFSGLIVDFMREQNIRVIVRGIRTVGDMEYEFRLATMNQCMYPEMETIFLKPEAGFAHISSTVIREIARMGGDLSAFVPEAVLTALKNH, encoded by the coding sequence ATGGAAAAAACCGTTATCTACCCCGGCACTTTCGACCCCCTGACTTATGGCCACGTGCAGTTAGTTGAACGCGCATTGCGACTATTCGACACTGTCGTTATTGCTATCGCTGCCAGTGCTGCTAAAACCCCTCTTTTATCATTACCTGAGCGTCAAAGTATCGCTGAAACTGTGTTTGCCGAGTATGCTGGGGTTCAGGTAGTCACCTTTTCAGGATTGATAGTCGATTTTATGCGCGAACAAAATATCCGTGTGATAGTGCGCGGCATTCGCACCGTCGGTGATATGGAATATGAATTCCGTTTGGCCACTATGAACCAATGTATGTATCCAGAAATGGAAACGATATTTTTAAAACCCGAAGCAGGCTTTGCCCATATTTCTTCTACAGTTATTCGTGAAATTGCTAGGATGGGGGGCGATTTATCGGCGTTTGTGCCAGAAGCAGTGCTAACGGCACTCAAAAACCACTAG
- a CDS encoding inorganic phosphate transporter: MHHELLLVIFLIGLALLFDFLNGFHDSANSIATIVSTRTLKPHWAVLWAAFFNFVAFLFFKLHVANTIGTGLIMPEIVDRQLIFATLCGAIFWNIFTWFYGLPSSSSHALIGGLIGSAIVKSGVHSLNIPGISKVVASIFFSPLLGFVLGLLLMFLATRLFFRITRHKVDNWFKKLQFLSSALMSLGHGANDAQKTMGIIAILLFSSHMLGDKFYVPVWVIITCNFVMALGTFLGGWRIVKTMGMRITKLKPINGSCAEIAGACTLFLATDLGIPVSTTHTIAGAIFGVGATHNLSAVRWGLARRIVIAWVVTLPAAGLVSAGVWLLVQWIIG; encoded by the coding sequence ATGCATCACGAACTGCTCCTGGTCATATTCCTCATTGGCCTGGCGTTGCTGTTTGATTTTCTTAACGGTTTTCACGATTCCGCCAATTCCATTGCTACGATTGTATCGACCCGTACGTTAAAACCGCATTGGGCGGTACTCTGGGCGGCATTTTTCAATTTTGTCGCATTTTTGTTTTTTAAACTGCATGTCGCCAATACCATTGGTACTGGCTTAATTATGCCAGAAATTGTTGACCGTCAGCTGATTTTTGCCACACTCTGTGGTGCCATTTTCTGGAATATCTTTACCTGGTTTTATGGCTTACCTTCCAGTTCTTCTCATGCGTTGATTGGCGGATTGATTGGCTCGGCTATTGTCAAATCTGGCGTGCATTCATTGAATATTCCGGGTATCAGCAAGGTGGTCGCTTCGATTTTTTTCTCGCCACTTCTGGGTTTTGTACTGGGATTATTATTAATGTTTTTGGCGACTCGCTTGTTTTTCCGCATTACGCGGCACAAGGTAGATAACTGGTTTAAGAAGCTGCAGTTTTTATCTTCAGCGCTGATGAGTTTGGGACATGGTGCGAATGATGCCCAGAAAACCATGGGTATTATCGCTATTTTATTGTTTTCATCGCATATGTTGGGAGATAAGTTTTACGTCCCGGTGTGGGTGATAATCACCTGTAATTTTGTCATGGCGTTAGGCACTTTTCTGGGTGGCTGGCGTATTGTTAAAACAATGGGTATGCGTATCACCAAGCTTAAACCGATCAATGGCAGTTGTGCTGAAATCGCGGGTGCCTGCACGTTGTTTTTAGCAACGGATTTGGGTATTCCAGTATCTACCACCCATACCATCGCTGGGGCGATTTTTGGCGTGGGTGCTACACATAATTTATCAGCAGTACGCTGGGGTTTGGCGCGGCGTATTGTGATTGCTTGGGTGGTTACCTTACCGGCGGCAGGGCTGGTTTCGGCTGGCGTGTGGTTATTGGTGCAGTGGATTATTGGTTAA